GCGAGGCGGCGGCCAGCACGATCCCCGGTACGGAGTGCTGCGCCTCGCCGGAGCCCGTGAGCGTGCGGAGGGCCTCGACGGTGAGGTACACGGCGAGAGCGAAGAACGAGAAGGCGATGATCCGCAGGGTGACCTTCTCGCGCGCCTCCCGTGCCTCGTGGCCGGTGGCGGAGAACTGCCAGGCCACGGCGGCGGCAGAGGACACCTCGATGACGGAGTCCAGGCCGAAGCCGATCAGGGCGGCCGACGAGGCGAGCGTGCCGGCGGTGAGGGCGACCGCCGCCTCGATGACGTTGTAGGTGAGGGTCGCGGCGACCAGTAGACGTATGCGCCGCGCGAGGGTGTCACGGCGGGCGGAGCTGCGACCCGGGGATGTCGGCGCCATCAGCAGCAGCCGTCCTCGGTGGCGTCGGCGCAGGTACGGTCCGCCTCGACGGCGACCACCGCGGCCCGAAGGTCATCGAGCGCGTGGCCCAGGCGGGGATCGGCGAGTTCGTATCTGGTGCGGCGGCCGACCGGGACCGCCACGACGAGACCGCAGTCGCGCAAGCAGGCCAGGTGGTTGGACAGCCGGGTGCGCGAGATGCCGAGGGCGTCCGCCAGGTCTGACGGGTGGGCCGGGGCTTCGCGCAGGGCGAGCAGCAGGCGGCAGCGGAGGGGATCGGCCAGGGCGCGGCCGAACCGCGCCAAGACCTCGATGTCGGCAGCGATGGTCAGCACCCCCTCACAGTACACAGTTCCCTGAATTCAAGAAGTCCTGAACTCGTGAGGATTCGGCGAAGCTTCGCTCCTGTTGGAATGACAATCATTTCCATCTATTGTTCGGGGCGTCGCCACTCCGCCGGGGGCGCGACCGCTACGCGCCCGGCGCACCCCAAGGAGCCCTCTCCATGTCCCTCGCCCCCATCCCCAGCGCTCCCCAGCAGCGATCCGCTCGATTCGCCCTCACGGCCGCCGCGGCCACCGTGGCAGCCCTCACCGCCGCCGGGTGCGCGACATCGCCTGCGGGGAGCGGGCTCGGCGAATCCGGTGGCTCCGGCAAGAAGATCCAGGTCGTGGCCGCGGAGAACTTCTGGGGCAGCATCGCTTCCCAACTCGGCGGCAGCCACGTCAACGTGATCAGCATCATCACCAGCCCCGACACAGATCCGCACGACTACGAGCCGACCGCCGGAAACGCCCGCACCGTCTCGGGCGCGCGCTATGCGATCGTCAACGGCATCGGCTATGACGCCTGGGCGGACAAGCTGCTCTCCACCAACCCCGGCAGCGACCGGACCGAGTTGAAGGTCGGCGACCTGGTCGGCCTCAAGCCGGGCGGAAACCCGCACCGCTGGTACTCGCCGCATGACGTTCACCGGGTCATCGAGAAGATCACCGCGGACTACAAGAAGATCGACCCGGCCGGCGCCTCCTACTTCGACCAGCGGAAGAAGGCGTTCGAGAGCAAGACCCTCGCGCCGTACACCCACCTTGTATCCGGCATCAAGTCGAAGTACGCCGGCATTCCGATCGGCGCCTCGGAGTCCATCGTCACCCCGCT
This Streptomyces decoyicus DNA region includes the following protein-coding sequences:
- a CDS encoding cation transporter, with translation MAPTSPGRSSARRDTLARRIRLLVAATLTYNVIEAAVALTAGTLASSAALIGFGLDSVIEVSSAAAVAWQFSATGHEAREAREKVTLRIIAFSFFALAVYLTVEALRTLTGSGEAQHSVPGIVLAAASLMVMPFLSFAQRRAGRELGSASAVADSRQTLLCTYLSGVVLVGLLANSLLGWSWADPIAALAIAAVAAKEGRDAWRGGTCCPLRAAATAATTEDTDDGHHADGCCP
- a CDS encoding ArsR/SmtB family transcription factor, whose amino-acid sequence is MLTIAADIEVLARFGRALADPLRCRLLLALREAPAHPSDLADALGISRTRLSNHLACLRDCGLVVAVPVGRRTRYELADPRLGHALDDLRAAVVAVEADRTCADATEDGCC
- a CDS encoding metal ABC transporter solute-binding protein, Zn/Mn family; translation: MSLAPIPSAPQQRSARFALTAAAATVAALTAAGCATSPAGSGLGESGGSGKKIQVVAAENFWGSIASQLGGSHVNVISIITSPDTDPHDYEPTAGNARTVSGARYAIVNGIGYDAWADKLLSTNPGSDRTELKVGDLVGLKPGGNPHRWYSPHDVHRVIEKITADYKKIDPAGASYFDQRKKAFESKTLAPYTHLVSGIKSKYAGIPIGASESIVTPLSKDLGLKMLAPDTFLNAINEGADPSAKDKATIDQQIKKKQIKVYVYNSQNSTPDVQAQVKEAKAQGIPVVTVTETLAPAGASFQEWQTGQLRDLERALAKATGK